A region of Paenibacillus thiaminolyticus DNA encodes the following proteins:
- a CDS encoding ribonuclease J, which yields MSKKNTADKLSIFALGGVGEIGKNMYVVQYGNDIVVIDAGLKFPEEDMLGIDIVIPDISYLTDNRDKVRGILITHGHEDHIGGLPYVLRHLNVPVYGTRLTLGLIESKLREANLLGETKRVLITADSEVQLGSIRASFFKTNHSIPDSVGVCLETPEGNVVHTGDFKFDHTPVNEQYADLQRMAEIGSKGVLALLSDSTNAERPGYTPSESSVGIVLEEIFRSAQQRVVVATFASNIHRIQQVIEAAHATNRKLTVVGRSMVNVVTIASELGYLYIPDGMLIEPDEVNKMAADRVVILSTGSQGEPMSALTRMARSTHRKVDILPGDTVVIAATPIPGNEKYVGRTIDELSRLGAHVIYSGMRAGVHVSGHGSQEELKLMLNLMRPKYFIPIHGEYRMLRHHAQLAESVGIEPENIFITDIGDTVEIQNGAARRGSKVQSGYVLIDGLGVGDVGNIVLRDRKLLSQDGILVVVVTLSKQDGTILSGPDIISRGFVYVRESEGLLDEANRIVTSTLHKLMNENVNEWASLKTNVKDALGRFLYEQTRRRPMILPIIMEV from the coding sequence TTGTCGAAGAAAAACACCGCTGATAAATTATCTATCTTCGCATTGGGCGGCGTGGGCGAAATCGGGAAAAATATGTACGTCGTCCAATACGGAAACGATATCGTCGTCATCGATGCAGGGTTGAAGTTCCCGGAAGAAGATATGCTCGGAATTGATATTGTCATTCCGGATATTTCATATTTGACCGATAATCGTGACAAAGTAAGAGGAATCCTCATTACGCACGGACACGAAGATCACATCGGTGGTCTTCCTTATGTACTGAGGCATTTGAATGTGCCAGTGTACGGCACTCGTTTGACGCTGGGCTTGATTGAGAGCAAGCTGCGCGAAGCCAATCTGCTGGGCGAGACGAAGCGCGTGCTGATTACGGCAGATTCCGAAGTGCAGCTCGGGTCGATCCGGGCGTCGTTCTTCAAGACGAACCACTCGATACCGGATTCGGTGGGGGTATGTCTGGAGACACCGGAAGGCAATGTCGTCCATACGGGCGATTTCAAGTTCGATCATACGCCGGTTAACGAGCAATATGCCGATCTGCAGCGCATGGCTGAAATCGGCAGCAAGGGCGTGCTTGCCCTGTTGTCTGACAGCACGAATGCAGAGCGTCCAGGCTATACGCCTTCCGAGAGCAGCGTCGGTATTGTGCTGGAGGAAATTTTCCGCAGCGCTCAACAGCGCGTCGTCGTGGCGACGTTCGCTTCCAACATTCACCGGATACAGCAGGTGATTGAGGCAGCCCATGCGACGAACCGGAAGCTAACCGTGGTAGGGCGCAGCATGGTCAATGTCGTGACCATCGCTTCGGAACTCGGATATTTATATATTCCGGACGGTATGCTGATTGAACCGGATGAAGTGAACAAGATGGCGGCTGACCGGGTAGTCATTCTGTCAACCGGCTCCCAGGGCGAGCCGATGTCAGCTCTGACGCGGATGGCGCGTTCCACGCACCGCAAGGTTGATATTTTGCCAGGAGACACGGTTGTCATTGCTGCTACTCCAATTCCGGGCAATGAGAAGTATGTCGGACGAACTATCGATGAGTTATCCCGCTTAGGTGCGCATGTCATCTATAGCGGCATGAGAGCCGGGGTTCACGTATCCGGTCACGGCAGCCAGGAAGAGCTCAAGCTGATGCTCAACCTGATGCGGCCTAAATATTTCATTCCGATTCACGGCGAGTACCGGATGCTAAGACACCACGCTCAGCTTGCGGAGTCGGTCGGAATTGAGCCAGAAAATATTTTCATTACGGACATCGGAGATACCGTCGAGATTCAGAATGGCGCTGCCCGGCGCGGATCGAAGGTGCAATCGGGCTATGTTCTCATTGACGGGCTCGGTGTTGGCGATGTCGGCAATATCGTATTGCGCGATCGCAAATTGTTGTCTCAAGACGGCATTCTGGTCGTCGTTGTCACTTTGAGCAAGCAGGATGGAACGATCCTGTCCGGTCCGGATATCATTTCCCGCGGATTCGTCTATGTCCGTGAATCGGAAGGTCTTCTGGACGAGGCCAATCGCATCGTCACTTCGACGCTGCATAAGCTGATGAACGAGAATGTGAATGAGTGGGCTTCGCTCAAGACCAATGTGAAGGATGCGCTGGGCCGGTTCCTGTATGAGCAGACCCGCCGCCGTCCGATGATACTGCCTATAATTATGGAAGTATAA
- the sleB gene encoding spore cortex-lytic enzyme has translation MRKHMIWITMCMVFVLFGAYQYKHMTENAPTFSGAALTYGFQGKDVTELQGRLKFLGFYYGNVDGIFGSKTMDSVKWFQSEFGITVDGIVGPKTRDKLVKATKNWKPETAPSGGKPSNVSGSNAMGLSANDLKIMANAVFGEARGEPYEGQVAVAAVILNRVKSPSFPNTVSGVIFQPGAFTAVADGQIWLEPNERARQAVQDAINGWDPSGGCLYYFNPVTATSKWIWTRPQVKTIGKHIFCM, from the coding sequence ATGAGAAAACACATGATTTGGATTACGATGTGTATGGTATTCGTCCTGTTCGGCGCTTACCAGTACAAGCATATGACGGAAAACGCGCCCACCTTCAGCGGCGCGGCGCTAACGTACGGTTTTCAGGGAAAAGACGTCACGGAGCTGCAGGGCCGCCTTAAATTCCTCGGCTTCTATTACGGCAATGTTGACGGCATCTTCGGCAGTAAGACCATGGATTCGGTGAAATGGTTCCAATCGGAGTTCGGAATAACGGTGGACGGCATTGTCGGACCGAAAACGAGAGACAAGCTCGTCAAGGCGACGAAGAATTGGAAGCCGGAGACGGCCCCGAGCGGAGGCAAGCCAAGCAATGTTAGCGGCTCCAATGCGATGGGATTGTCAGCGAACGATCTGAAGATAATGGCCAATGCGGTCTTCGGTGAAGCCCGGGGCGAGCCGTATGAAGGCCAGGTGGCGGTAGCCGCGGTTATTTTGAATCGGGTCAAATCCCCTAGCTTCCCGAATACCGTATCCGGCGTCATCTTCCAACCGGGAGCCTTCACCGCCGTAGCCGACGGACAGATCTGGCTTGAGCCGAATGAGCGGGCGCGTCAGGCGGTGCAGGATGCTATCAACGGCTGGGATCCTTCCGGAGGGTGCTTGTACTACTTCAATCCGGTGACCGCGACTTCCAAATGGATCTGGACACGGCCGCAGGTGAAGACGATTGGAAAACATATCTTCTGTATGTAA
- a CDS encoding FtsK/SpoIIIE family DNA translocase, producing MARRKKKKASFSKSLKYEIYGILMITCSVIALAGGAAFGRSLSKIAGMLLGKWYFIIPLVFIYIGLAVMIKRQWPSGWNPRKTGLLCIMLAMTMISTVNTVEQRILPGAEEVRAGIIFQDIHNALKVELLQSPDTGSAGTMLQKDISGGYIGAALYCVLFVLFGSLGTKLLTIVLLFIGFMLATQLSYVELVRLIRTQIKKWAAIVNKKRKARLNERKVAERKTRTAAKAKRSRERIPDPVEEEEEDEDGPPRRKKVPVFVQLFGGKRRSDMEDEEYAEDPAVFTAGAPTAIPLQQETEERSAAVDGAEEAAPLFRDFTAQQTSDAAGWEDEADEDGIHETEPVTPQGGVQAGGEEGAATDSESADAGHGALHGDESDSAEAPPVPVKKPPKPYRLPSFSLLAKQQSAGKGGEHSDFMQTARKLEATLESFGVRAKVLEVVRGPAVTRYEIQPDIGVKVSRIVSLSDDIALALAAKDIRMEAPIPGKSAIGIEVPNNEVSVVTMREVMETPTFTEAPSRLSIAFGRDISGMPIVGNLARMPHLLVAGATGSGKSVCINGIITSILYKAKPDEVKFLMVDPKMVELNVYNGIPHLLAPVVTDPKRASLALKKIVVEMEKRYELFSKSGTRNIEGYNKLMAEQPDMLLPYIVVIVDELADLMMVAANDVEDAICRLAQMARAAGIHLIIATQRPSVDVITGLIKANIPSRIAFGVSSQVDSRTILDSAGAEKLLGRGDMLFLPVGASKPVRVQGAFLSDQEVEAIVTYVSSQGEAEYNEELVPELDENGSASDEPVDELYDQALRIVLEAQQASASLLQRRMRIGYNRASRLIDYMHMQGIIGPHEGSRPREVLMTLEQFEQSKLSS from the coding sequence TTGGCACGGAGGAAGAAAAAAAAGGCGTCCTTCAGCAAGAGTCTGAAATATGAAATCTACGGTATTTTGATGATAACCTGTTCTGTCATTGCCCTTGCAGGCGGTGCGGCATTCGGCCGCTCCTTGTCCAAGATCGCGGGCATGCTGTTGGGGAAATGGTACTTTATTATACCGCTTGTGTTCATATATATCGGACTTGCCGTCATGATCAAGCGCCAGTGGCCTTCCGGCTGGAATCCGCGGAAGACGGGATTGCTCTGCATCATGCTGGCTATGACGATGATAAGCACGGTCAACACGGTGGAGCAGCGGATACTACCCGGCGCGGAGGAGGTTCGTGCGGGCATTATTTTTCAAGACATACATAACGCATTGAAGGTTGAATTGCTGCAGTCTCCGGACACGGGCTCAGCGGGTACGATGCTCCAAAAGGATATCAGTGGCGGATATATCGGGGCGGCGCTGTATTGCGTCCTGTTCGTGCTGTTCGGCAGTCTGGGCACCAAGCTCCTTACGATCGTGCTGCTGTTCATCGGCTTCATGCTGGCGACTCAGCTGTCCTATGTCGAATTGGTACGCTTAATACGGACCCAGATTAAAAAATGGGCCGCCATTGTCAACAAGAAGCGCAAAGCGCGGCTCAATGAACGCAAAGTGGCGGAGCGCAAAACCCGAACTGCCGCCAAGGCGAAGCGTTCGCGTGAGCGAATTCCCGATCCGGTGGAAGAAGAGGAAGAGGATGAGGACGGTCCTCCGCGCCGGAAAAAGGTTCCTGTCTTCGTTCAATTGTTCGGCGGCAAGCGCCGGAGCGATATGGAGGACGAAGAATATGCGGAAGATCCGGCCGTATTTACGGCTGGCGCTCCGACCGCGATTCCGCTGCAGCAGGAGACGGAAGAACGGTCCGCTGCCGTTGACGGAGCGGAGGAAGCAGCACCGTTGTTCCGCGATTTCACCGCTCAGCAGACATCCGATGCGGCCGGCTGGGAGGACGAGGCTGATGAAGATGGCATTCATGAGACCGAGCCTGTCACTCCGCAGGGCGGCGTTCAGGCGGGCGGAGAGGAGGGGGCTGCCACCGATTCTGAATCGGCGGATGCCGGCCACGGAGCATTGCATGGGGATGAATCGGATTCGGCCGAAGCACCGCCTGTGCCGGTCAAGAAGCCGCCGAAGCCATACCGGCTTCCTTCCTTCTCGCTGCTTGCCAAGCAGCAGAGCGCAGGCAAGGGTGGCGAGCATTCTGACTTCATGCAGACGGCACGCAAGCTGGAAGCGACGCTGGAGAGCTTCGGGGTGCGCGCCAAAGTACTGGAAGTGGTGCGGGGACCAGCGGTTACACGCTACGAGATTCAGCCGGATATCGGGGTCAAGGTAAGCCGGATCGTCAGCTTGTCCGACGATATCGCCCTTGCCCTGGCGGCTAAGGATATCCGTATGGAAGCACCGATTCCGGGGAAATCGGCCATCGGCATCGAAGTGCCGAATAATGAAGTGTCGGTCGTAACGATGCGGGAAGTGATGGAGACGCCAACCTTTACCGAAGCGCCTTCCCGCTTGTCCATCGCCTTCGGCCGTGATATTTCCGGGATGCCGATCGTCGGCAATCTCGCCCGGATGCCCCATTTGCTCGTCGCGGGCGCAACCGGCTCAGGGAAGTCGGTCTGCATTAACGGCATTATTACGAGCATTTTGTACAAAGCGAAGCCGGATGAAGTCAAATTCCTCATGGTCGACCCGAAGATGGTCGAGCTGAATGTGTATAACGGCATCCCGCACTTGCTTGCTCCGGTGGTCACCGATCCGAAGCGGGCGTCGCTTGCCCTTAAAAAAATCGTTGTCGAGATGGAAAAGCGCTATGAGCTGTTCTCCAAATCCGGTACGCGCAATATTGAAGGCTACAACAAGCTGATGGCCGAGCAGCCGGATATGCTGCTGCCGTACATCGTCGTCATCGTGGACGAGCTGGCCGATCTGATGATGGTCGCCGCCAACGATGTAGAGGATGCGATCTGCCGACTCGCCCAGATGGCGCGGGCCGCCGGGATCCATCTCATCATCGCGACCCAGCGGCCATCGGTCGATGTCATCACCGGGCTTATCAAGGCGAACATTCCTTCCCGGATTGCCTTCGGCGTGTCATCGCAGGTCGATTCGCGAACGATTCTCGATTCGGCCGGCGCGGAGAAGCTGCTCGGACGGGGAGATATGCTCTTCTTGCCGGTAGGCGCTTCGAAGCCGGTTCGGGTCCAGGGCGCCTTCCTGTCCGATCAGGAGGTAGAGGCGATCGTCACGTATGTGAGCAGCCAGGGAGAAGCGGAGTACAATGAAGAGCTTGTTCCCGAGCTGGATGAGAATGGGTCGGCTTCGGACGAGCCGGTCGATGAATTGTATGACCAGGCGCTCCGGATTGTGCTGGAAGCTCAGCAAGCATCGGCCTCGCTGCTGCAGCGGCGGATGCGCATTGGTTATAATCGCGCAAGCCGGTTGATCGATTATATGCATATGCAGGGAATTATCGGGCCGCATGAAGGAAGCCGCCCGCGCGAAGTGCTCATGACGCTGGAGCAATTTGAACAGAGCAAGCTGTCCTCTTAA
- the dapA gene encoding 4-hydroxy-tetrahydrodipicolinate synthase, translating into MEFGRLITAMVTPFDANERIHWPEVERLIHDLIEVQRNDSLVICGTTGESPTLTDEEKVELFKFAVEKAAGRARIIAGTGSNNTAHSIHMTKLAEEAGVDGVLLVAPYYNRPNQEGLYRHFKAIAESTKLPVILYNVPGRTAVSLSVETTLRLAEIPNIVATKECASLEQMTLIVDGAPEGFYVYSGDDTLTLPLLAMGGHGIISVASHLVGAEMKMMIEAYLNGNNEEAARLHRRLYPVFKGLFHCPNPVAVKYALQLRGYHTGGVRLPLVEPSESEAGFIRELVTSLD; encoded by the coding sequence GTGGAGTTCGGAAGATTGATAACCGCGATGGTGACCCCGTTCGATGCCAACGAACGGATTCATTGGCCTGAAGTGGAACGTCTGATTCATGATTTGATTGAGGTGCAGCGTAACGACAGTCTCGTCATATGCGGAACGACGGGCGAATCCCCGACCTTGACCGATGAGGAGAAGGTGGAGTTGTTCAAGTTCGCGGTGGAAAAAGCTGCCGGGAGGGCTCGGATCATTGCCGGTACAGGCAGCAACAACACGGCCCACTCGATTCATATGACGAAGCTGGCCGAGGAAGCCGGCGTCGACGGCGTTCTATTGGTCGCGCCTTACTATAACAGACCGAATCAGGAAGGGCTGTACCGTCATTTCAAGGCGATTGCCGAATCGACGAAGCTGCCGGTCATCCTGTATAACGTTCCGGGACGTACCGCTGTAAGCCTGTCTGTCGAGACTACGCTTCGCTTGGCGGAGATACCGAATATCGTCGCGACCAAGGAATGCGCTTCACTGGAGCAGATGACCCTGATCGTCGATGGCGCACCTGAAGGGTTCTACGTCTACAGCGGCGACGACACACTCACACTGCCTCTCTTGGCCATGGGGGGCCACGGCATCATTAGCGTAGCGAGCCATCTAGTCGGCGCGGAGATGAAGATGATGATCGAAGCGTATCTGAACGGGAATAACGAGGAGGCGGCCCGATTGCATCGTCGTCTGTATCCGGTCTTCAAGGGACTGTTCCATTGTCCGAATCCGGTCGCCGTGAAGTATGCGCTTCAGCTACGGGGGTATCATACCGGAGGTGTCCGTCTCCCGCTGGTAGAGCCATCCGAGAGCGAAGCAGGATTTATTCGCGAGCTGGTTACATCGCTTGATTGA
- a CDS encoding YlzJ-like family protein: protein MLHSIIPMEEIWRGYEKEPRFFEMKRNGRTLLVQAVDGRTVRIERLLKEQDIQDFLEPEYMPGTMISLG, encoded by the coding sequence ATGCTCCATTCGATCATTCCAATGGAAGAAATATGGAGAGGCTATGAGAAAGAGCCGCGCTTCTTCGAGATGAAGCGGAACGGGCGGACACTGCTCGTCCAAGCGGTCGATGGCAGAACGGTCCGGATCGAACGGTTGCTGAAGGAGCAAGATATTCAAGATTTCCTAGAACCCGAGTATATGCCGGGCACGATGATTTCTCTCGGATGA
- the yfmF gene encoding EF-P 5-aminopentanol modification-associated protein YfmF, which produces MEKQPTFERGTVNGIRLHVMPTKRFKTYAIAVYMGAPLQEDTVTPLALTPFVLRRGTEAFPETIRFRERLDELYGAGFGFDIYKRGDYQIVQFRMDVINDDFVQSADSLLEKAFEFLGGCITAPVTQEGVFRSKYVKEEKETLMQRIEAIVNDKIRYAAERCIEEMCKEEPYRLHALGSRRELEGIDAASLYRNYRQWLEHSAIDVYVIGDTSLKEVERLVKESFRLNRSGETPYARSIPVPRTGEPNTVVERLEVTQGKLNFGLRSTITYADDAYPAALLFNGVLGGYPHSKLFIHVREKNSLAYYASSRLDGHKGICAIQSGIEFQNYEKAKQIILEQIEAMKAGRIDAKELQQTKAMIANQLREIGDSAFEMIGFDFNRVLSGKERTTSQLIAATEQMEASAIQAAAETFHVDTIYFLRNREEV; this is translated from the coding sequence ATGGAGAAGCAACCGACGTTCGAACGAGGAACGGTCAATGGGATTCGCCTTCACGTCATGCCGACGAAGCGGTTCAAGACCTATGCGATCGCCGTCTACATGGGCGCTCCGCTGCAGGAAGACACCGTGACTCCACTGGCGCTGACACCATTCGTGCTGCGGCGGGGGACGGAAGCGTTCCCGGAGACGATCCGGTTCCGCGAGAGACTGGATGAACTGTATGGAGCCGGGTTCGGCTTCGATATTTATAAGCGTGGCGATTATCAAATTGTGCAGTTCCGAATGGATGTCATTAACGACGATTTTGTGCAATCTGCCGATTCCTTGCTGGAGAAGGCTTTCGAATTTTTGGGAGGATGTATCACGGCACCGGTGACCCAAGAAGGCGTCTTTCGTTCTAAATATGTGAAGGAAGAAAAAGAAACGCTGATGCAGCGGATTGAAGCGATCGTGAATGACAAAATCCGTTATGCCGCGGAGCGCTGCATCGAAGAAATGTGCAAGGAGGAGCCGTACCGTCTTCATGCGCTTGGCAGCCGCCGCGAACTGGAGGGGATCGATGCCGCTTCGCTGTACCGCAACTATCGGCAATGGCTGGAGCACTCGGCTATCGATGTGTATGTGATCGGCGATACGAGTCTGAAGGAGGTCGAACGGCTCGTAAAGGAATCATTCCGGCTCAACCGCTCGGGCGAGACGCCTTATGCCCGTTCGATCCCGGTGCCGCGCACGGGAGAACCGAATACGGTCGTCGAGCGGCTGGAAGTAACTCAGGGCAAGCTCAATTTTGGTCTCCGTTCCACGATAACCTACGCCGACGACGCCTATCCCGCAGCTCTGCTGTTCAACGGCGTGCTTGGCGGATACCCGCATTCGAAGCTGTTTATTCATGTCAGGGAAAAGAACAGTCTCGCTTACTATGCATCGTCGCGGCTGGATGGCCATAAAGGGATTTGCGCCATTCAATCGGGCATTGAATTCCAGAATTACGAAAAAGCAAAGCAGATCATTTTGGAGCAGATCGAAGCGATGAAGGCAGGACGCATCGATGCGAAGGAGCTGCAGCAGACGAAGGCAATGATTGCCAATCAGCTGCGGGAGATCGGGGATTCGGCCTTTGAAATGATCGGGTTCGATTTCAACCGCGTGCTCTCCGGCAAGGAGCGAACGACATCGCAATTGATCGCCGCCACAGAGCAGATGGAGGCGTCAGCCATCCAAGCCGCCGCCGAGACGTTTCATGTCGACACGATTTATTTCTTGCGCAACCGGGAGGAGGTATAA
- a CDS encoding ClpP family protease, which translates to MPDPNIHLYQPSLHQNETPPDGTNPSGANTPPPVENIQQLGTASTPSPGESNIYCLNIIGQIEGHIVLPPQNKTTKYEHVIPQLVAAEQNAKIEGVLIILNTVGGDVEAGLAIAEMIASMSKPTVTLVLGGGHSIGVPIAVASQMSLIAETATMTIHPIRLTGLVIGVPQTFEYLDKMQERVVRFVTSHSRVSEHKFKELMFTTGELTRDIGTTVIGHDAVRYGLIDEVGGVGAALRHLNRLIDERKLNNKTAPGNGATMQPPVQPPPYEGGQV; encoded by the coding sequence ATGCCTGATCCGAACATACATCTATATCAGCCGTCGCTTCATCAGAACGAGACGCCGCCTGACGGAACCAACCCATCCGGGGCAAATACCCCGCCCCCTGTCGAGAATATCCAGCAGTTGGGGACCGCTTCCACTCCGTCGCCGGGAGAATCGAATATTTACTGCCTGAATATTATCGGGCAGATTGAAGGACATATCGTGCTGCCGCCTCAAAATAAAACGACGAAATATGAGCATGTCATTCCGCAGTTGGTCGCCGCGGAGCAGAATGCCAAAATCGAAGGCGTTCTGATTATATTGAATACGGTGGGAGGAGACGTGGAAGCGGGGTTGGCGATTGCGGAAATGATCGCATCGATGTCGAAGCCGACCGTCACGCTCGTCTTGGGCGGAGGACATAGCATCGGCGTCCCGATCGCCGTCGCTTCCCAGATGAGTCTGATCGCGGAGACCGCCACGATGACGATTCATCCGATTCGGTTGACCGGGCTTGTCATCGGCGTGCCGCAGACGTTTGAATATTTGGATAAAATGCAGGAGCGAGTCGTAAGGTTCGTAACCTCTCATTCCCGCGTATCCGAGCATAAATTCAAGGAACTGATGTTCACGACGGGAGAACTGACCCGGGATATCGGAACGACGGTCATCGGGCACGATGCGGTACGTTACGGTCTTATCGATGAAGTGGGGGGAGTCGGAGCGGCTCTCCGTCATCTCAATCGTCTGATTGACGAGCGCAAACTCAATAATAAGACGGCGCCTGGCAACGGAGCGACGATGCAACCACCGGTTCAGCCGCCGCCATACGAGGGGGGCCAAGTCTGA